A window from Cryptomeria japonica chromosome 1, Sugi_1.0, whole genome shotgun sequence encodes these proteins:
- the LOC131856163 gene encoding extensin-2-like: MAFLIALVLSLMALAAAEDDHYLPPLHYHHLIPIPKHLHKFLPPPFMFPLPHYHLHSLPPPFLSPPPPYHYNHLPPLSHPLHPYHSKSPPPPHHYSFLPPPLSHPLLPHHYKSPPPPSPSSPLSYHNKSPPYYKYPPPPSPFPPPPYHYESPYPPSLSPPLPYYYKSPPPPSPSPPPPSPFSHPTYHYESPPPSPSSPLTYHCKSPPPPYSSLPPPYHYITPPPPSPSPPPPYYHKSPPPPSPSPPPPYYHISPPPPSPSPPPC; encoded by the coding sequence ATGGCCTTTCTAATTGCTTTGGTCCTATCTCTAATGGCCTTAGCAGCAGCTGAGGACGATCACTACCTACCACCTCTTCATTACCATCATTTAATTCCAATTCCTAAACATTTGCATAAGTTTCTTCCTCCACCATTTATGTTtcctcttcctcactatcatcttcACTCACTTCCACCTCCATTCCTTTCACCTCCTCCTCCTTACCATTACAATCATCTCCCACCTTTATCCCATCCTCTTCATCCATACCATTCTAAGTCTCCACCTCCTCCTCACCATTACAGTTTTCTTCCACCTCCTTTGTCTCATCCACTTCTTCCACACCACTACAAgtctccacctccaccatccccctcATCTCCTCTATCATATCATAATAAATCTCCACCATATTACAAGTACCCTCCACCACCATCCCCATTTCCACCACCTCCTTATCACTACGAATCGCCATATCCACCATCTCTTTCACCTCCTCTACCATACTATTATAAATCTCCACCACCCCcttctccatctcctcctccaccatccccattcTCACATCCCACATACCATTACGAATCTCCACCACCATCCCCATCCTCACCTCTCACATACCATTGCAAATCCCCACCACCACCATACTCATCTCTTCCTCCTCCTTACCACTATATAACACCTCCACCACCTtcaccatcccctcctcctccatattACCATAAATCTCCACCACCACCttctccatcccctcctcctccatattATCATATATCTCCACCACCACcttctccatcccctcctccatgcTAA